In the Thermoleophilia bacterium genome, CAGGGCACGGTCAAAGGGGTCTTCACTGCGGTCATCGGTGTCAGTCGTCGGTTGTATCTGTACCGACGCTTTGTGACTCAGGTCGATCACGACATTGCGGATGATTGCGAAGAGCCAGGTGCGAAGCGAAGCGAGATCGGGGTCGAAACGATCCCCCGCGCGCCAGGCGCGGAGGAAGGTCTCCTGCACTGCTTCTTCGGCCAGTCCGGTGTCTCTCAGCGATCGGCACGCGAAGCCATAGAGCTCACCGGAGTGCGCTCTGTAGGCATCGCGAATGTCCGAATCGCTGGTCAGTGTCATGTCAGTCGGCGGCTTGATCTCCAGTCGGTGTCACCGCGTACCACTGGGCTCCGAACTGGGAAAAGTCATTGCCATTGGTATCACCCGGCTTCGAATCACCCTGATACAGGTATAGCGGCCAGTTGTTGTAGGTCACCTGGGTGGCTCCGTCCGTTCGCGCGGTTGTGCCCAGCAGGGAGGCCTTCACTCCGGATCCCGCCTTGGCATCGCCCGTGGTCGTGACCGGAGGCCAGGCGGCGGCGCAGGCACCGTCGCAGGAAGACTTCCCGCCCTTGTCCTTCTTGAACAGGTAGAGCGTGTTCCCCTTGGAATCGACCAGGATCGTGCCCAGGTCGGGATTCTTGGCCGTGTCGATGGTGGTGGCAGAAGAGGTGGACGGCGTTGTGGCCGGGGCGCCATAGCCCGCGGCCGGAGCACTGTTGCTGGTGTCGCTGCTGCTCGAATCGCTGCTGGAGCTGCCTCCGCATCCGGCGATGGCCACGACAGCCACCGCCGCCAGGATGGCAGCAGGAAAGCAACGAATGCGTTTCTTCATTTGAACTCCTTTGAAGTCGGTCCAGCCGAGGCGGGATGCACTCGGCGAAATGTGTTGTGACCGGGTTACCGTCCGCAACCGACAAAAGTTCAATTGGGTTCGAGGCCGGTCGAGCGTCCGGGGTCGAGGCCTGACCGGTCAACCGGTTGCGGCGCCGATCGCCGACTGGGCCGCCGCCACCCGGGCGATCGGGACCCGGAAGGGTGAACAGCTCACATAGTCCAGGCCGGCCAGGTCGAAGAACGCGATCGACTCCGGATCCCCGCCGTGTTCGCCGCAGACTCCGAGGCCGAGATCCGGGTTGGCCACCCGCCCGGTCCATGCCGCCAGCCTGATCAGCCAGCCGACCCCGGGCTTGTCCAGGGTCTCGAACGGGCTGCGGTCGACGATCCCCCGCTCGATGTAGCGGGCCAGGATCTTGCTCTCGATGTCGTCGCGGGAGAAGCCGATCGCCGTCTGGGTCAGATCGTTGGTGCCGAACGAGAAGAACTCCGCTACCTCGCCGATGCGGTCGGCCACCAGACACGCGCGGGGCAGCTCGATCATCGTGCCGACGGCCAGCGGCAGCCGATCGCCTCCCTCCTCGCGGCGGACCCGCTCGACCAGATCCCGGGCGAGTTGAAGCTCCTTCTCGTAGGCGACGAGCGGGATCATGATCTCCAGTTGCGGAGCCGCTCCTGACCGCTCTTCGACGGCCAGGGCGGCGCGGGTGATCGCCCTTGCCTGCATTTCGTAGATCTCGCCGTGGAGGATCCCAAGCCTCACCCCCCGGGTCCCGAGCATCGGATTGACTTCGACCAGCTCGTGGATCCGATCGAGCGTCTGCTCGAGGGCAGCCAGCCCTTCGTCTTCCCCGGTCCGCGCCCGCTCTACCTCCAGCACGATGTCTTCGATGTCCGGGAGGAACTCGTGCAGCGGGGGATCGAGCAGCCGGATGGTCACCGGAAGGCCGCTCATCACTTCGAAGAGCTGCTCGAAGTCGGCCTGCTGCAGCGGCAGCAGTTCATCCAGCGCCCGGCGGCGCTCGTCCTCCTCCGAGGCCATGATCATCGCCTGCATCCGCGGCTGGCGGTCGGCGGCCATGAACATGTGCTCGGTCCGGCAGAGCCCGATCCCCTCGGCGCCGAAGTCCCTCGACTTGACTGCATCGGCCGGCAGGTCGGCGTTCGCCCGCACTCCGAGCCGCCTGATCCCGTCAGTCCAGCCGAGGACGGTCTCGAAGTTCGAGTCGACTTCCGGCTCGACCAGCGGCACATCATCGGTCGTCACTTCTCCAGAGCTGCCGTCGATCGCAATCCGGTCACCTTCGCGCAGGGTGATTTCGCCGACCCTTATCTCGCGCTTGGTGATGTCAACATCGAGCGCCGAAGCTCCGGCGACACAGGGGCGGCCCATGCCGCGGGCGACCAGGGCCGCATGACTGGCCTTCCCTCCCTCCGAGGTCAGGATGCCGCGCGAAGCAAAGAATCCGGCCACGTCGTCAGCTTCGGTGAACGCCCGGACCAGGACCACGTCCCGGCCTTCTTTCTCGGCGGCGACCGCATCGTCGACGGTGAACACGATCTCGCCTTTCGCCGCCCCCGGTGACGCGTTCACGCCCCGGGCAAGGACCTCGTAGGAGCTGTCCGGGTCGAAGGTCGGATGGAGCAGTGTCTCGAGGCCGGCCGCATCGATCGTCATCAAGGCCCGTTCCCGGCTGAGCAGGCCTTCCGAGACGGCGT is a window encoding:
- a CDS encoding sigma-70 family RNA polymerase sigma factor, whose product is MTLTSDSDIRDAYRAHSGELYGFACRSLRDTGLAEEAVQETFLRAWRAGDRFDPDLASLRTWLFAIIRNVVIDLSHKASVQIQPTTDTDDRSEDPFDRALTAWQVEEALRRIGDQHRQALIEIYFKDRPYDEVAAELGIPEGTVKSRVYYGLRAMSNVLDELGFDE
- a CDS encoding pyruvate, phosphate dikinase: MTKFVFDFSEGSREMRDLLGGKGANLAEMSRLLGADRVPAGFTITTEACVSYLESDRTDPAGLAEEVASAIERLEEATGKRLGDEQDPLLVSVRSGSRDSMPGMLDTVLNLGLNESSVKGLAERTGNDRFAWDAYRRFTQMFGNVCRGIAGARYEELINEQKSGSGVSEDVGLSAEDLRTLTRRFKELFREETGDDFPADPREQLRQAIRAVFESWSGNRAVEYRRINRIPDDWGTAVNVQQMVYGNKGESSGSGVVFSRNEITGAPGPSGDYLPNAQGEDVVAGIRNPHDISEMADLMPDAHRELMRILSVLERHYGDMQDTEFTVEEGRLYMLQTRNAKRPAQAAVRFAVDAVSEGLLSRERALMTIDAAGLETLLHPTFDPDSSYEVLARGVNASPGAAKGEIVFTVDDAVAAEKEGRDVVLVRAFTEADDVAGFFASRGILTSEGGKASHAALVARGMGRPCVAGASALDVDITKREIRVGEITLREGDRIAIDGSSGEVTTDDVPLVEPEVDSNFETVLGWTDGIRRLGVRANADLPADAVKSRDFGAEGIGLCRTEHMFMAADRQPRMQAMIMASEEDERRRALDELLPLQQADFEQLFEVMSGLPVTIRLLDPPLHEFLPDIEDIVLEVERARTGEDEGLAALEQTLDRIHELVEVNPMLGTRGVRLGILHGEIYEMQARAITRAALAVEERSGAAPQLEIMIPLVAYEKELQLARDLVERVRREEGGDRLPLAVGTMIELPRACLVADRIGEVAEFFSFGTNDLTQTAIGFSRDDIESKILARYIERGIVDRSPFETLDKPGVGWLIRLAAWTGRVANPDLGLGVCGEHGGDPESIAFFDLAGLDYVSCSPFRVPIARVAAAQSAIGAATG